One Rosa chinensis cultivar Old Blush chromosome 5, RchiOBHm-V2, whole genome shotgun sequence genomic region harbors:
- the LOC121049062 gene encoding callose synthase 9-like, whose protein sequence is MVNYEILYCYSIWEGWEVIKFGRYVGIFLIFYLQVNLFKYNLPAMLFHNIDMVNYHVQFSDISRDNALKKRLEVVLLFIVYLAYGYDDGSALSYILLTMTSWFMALSWLFAPYLFNPCPSGFEWQN, encoded by the exons ATGGTGAATTATGAAATTCTATATTGCTATAGCATCTGGGAAGGTTGGGAAGTAATAAAATTTGGCAGATATGTTGGgatatttctaattttttactTGCAAGTTAATTTATTCAAGTATAATCTCCCAGCAATGTTGTTTCACAACATAGACATGGTCAATTATCATGTGCAGTTTAGTGATATATCAAGAGATAATGCATTAAAAAAAAG GTTGGAAGTAGTTCTTTTGTTCATAGTGTACCTTGCTTATGGATATGATGATGGCAGTGCTCTATCATACATTCTTCTTACAATGACCAGTTGGTTCATGGCACTCTCTTGGCTTTTTGCTCCCTATTTGTTCAACCCATGCCCATCTGGGTTTGAGTGGCAGAA CTGA